A region of Leishmania infantum JPCM5 genome chromosome 31 DNA encodes the following proteins:
- a CDS encoding putative protein kinase, whose product MEEQDQRKPNGGNNGLPVPPSTTETGQGPLQDILGRTPNCQYVKKRLLGQGSFGSAWRVEESATGNVFAAKVMDLNSMSEKDRGFVTNEVKCLSRCCNPHVVRCENAIEREGQLLIVMEYADGGDLYKQIKARVREMKFFREHEVVFIFLQLCLALDHIHSNKMMHRDLKTANILLTTTGLVKLGDFGFSRQYEDSLSNAVGSTFCGTPYYLSPELWHRQPYSKKSEMWALGVVLYEVMALRRPFTGKNMDELITNICHGRRSDLPSSYSASLRDVCNRLLSVDSNTRPTIHELFHEPFIRSNLETLKRSVEKHNRIPADVREAIARCITQSLNTEEPPAHLEEPEPLIGTVKRHTALRGWQKCLLSFDKKQISIRDPSGVDPEEVVPVATLTSVCPIDVMMAGEEFVFAMKNQAGKAFWFMAPTQRAYEQWLTTLQEAAP is encoded by the coding sequence ATGGAGGAGCAAGACCAGCGAAAGCCGAACGGCGGCAACAACGGCCTGCCAGTGCCACCCAGCACGACAGAGACCGGTCAGGGCCCTCTGCAGGACATCCTCGGCCGGACGCCGAACTGCCAGTACGTCAAAAAGCGCTTGCTGGGACAGGGCAGCTTTGGTAGCGCGTGGCGCGTGGAGGAAAGCGCGACCGGCAACGTCTTCGCCGCGAAAGTGATGGACCTGAATAGCATGAGCGAGAAGGACCGCGGCTTCGTGACAAACGAGGTGAAGTGtctctcgcgctgctgcaaccCGCACGTCGTGCGTTGCGAGAACGCcatcgagagagaggggcagctGCTGATTGTGATGGAGTACGCCGATGGCGGGGATCTGTACAAGCAGATAAAGGCCCGCGTGCGCGAGATGAAGTTTTTCCGCGAGCACGAGGTGGTGTTCATCTttctgcagctctgccttgCCCTGGACCACATCCACTCGAACAAGATGATGCACCGCGACCTGAAGACCGCAAACATACTCCTCACTACCACCGGCCTCGTCAAGCTCGGCGACTTCGGCTTTTCGCGCCAGTACGAGGACTCCCTCTCCAATGCCGTCGGCTCGACCTTCTGTGGCACGCCATACTACCTCAGCCCGGAGTTGTGGCATCGCCAGCCGTACAGCAAGAAGAGTGAAATGTGGGCCCTCGGAGTCGTGCTTTACGAGGTCAtggcgctccgccgccccttCACCGGCAAGAACATGGATGAACTCATCACAAACATATGCCACGGGCGGCGCTCTGACCTGCCGTCATCGTACTCGGCGAGCTTGCGCGATGTGTGCAACCGACTTCTCTCCGTCGACTCCAACACGCGGCCGACGATTCACGAGCTGTTTCACGAGCCTTTTATTCGCTCCAACCTCGAGACCCTCAAGCGCAGTGTGGAAAAGCACAACCGCATCCCTGCCGACGTGCGCGAGGCCATCGCGCGCTGCATTACGCAGTCGCTGAACACGGAGGAACCGCCTGCGCACTTGGAGGAGCCGGAGCCGCTCATTGGCACGGTGAAGCGCCacacggcgctgcgcggatGGCAGAAGTGCCTCTTGAGTTTCGACAAGAAGCAGATTTCGATCCGGGACCCAAGCGGGGTGGACCCGGAAGAGGTGGTGCCGGTCGCCACTCTGACCTCCGTGTGCCCCATCGATGTCATGATGGCTGGCGAGGAGTTCGTCTTTGCCATGAAGAACCAGGCGGGCAAGGCCTTTTGGTTCATGGCGCCGACCCAGAGGGCATACGAGCAGTGGCTGACTACGTTGCAGGAAGCCGCCCCGTAA
- a CDS encoding putative farnesyltransferase, with translation MGLFSDSVAMMRVKWQMRSVKIQVPPEETDLRFCYDIMNDVSRSFAVVVAQLADQQLRDAICIFYLVLRALDTLEDDMSVPVDVKLKELPKFHTHTSDMSWCMSGVGEGRERELLEKYPCVSRAFKKLKKGYQDVIANICERMANGMCEFLKRPVVTKDDYNEYCHYVAGLVGHGLTQLFARCGFEDPSLDDDLTSSNHMGLFLQKTNIIRDYYEDIREEPPRMFWPKEIWGTYVTELKELKSESNNAAAVQCLNAMVADALVHVPYIVDYLSALRDPSVFRFCAIPQVMAIATLKEVYNNPDTFQVKVKVSRPESCRIMLKATTLYSSLSMLRDYCVELQEKLDMQDASSTSIANSLAAAIERIDLQLKKCQAVSYTRSLLARYPGLGGQFLLTVMDTVAGFFGGRKGIADHA, from the coding sequence ATGGGGCTCTTCTCGGATtcggtggcgatgatgcgTGTAAAGTGGCAGATGCGCTCTGTGAAGATTCAGGTGCCGCCGGAGGAGACGGACTTACGCTTCTGCTACGATATCATGAACGACGTCTCTCGATCCTTCGCGGTTgtcgtggcgcagctcgcagaccagcagctccgtgatGCCATCTGCATCTTCTACCTTGTCCTCCGCGCGCTCGATACCTTGGAGGATGACATGAGCGTTCCGGTAGACGTCAAGCTGAAGGAGCTTCCGAAgttccacacgcacacgagcgaCATGAGCTGGTGCAtgagcggcgtcggcgagggACGCGAGCGCGAACTGCTGGAGAAATACCCGTGCGTGTCGCGCGCATTCAAGAAGCTGAAGAAGGGCTATCAGGACGTCATCGCCAATATCTGCGAGCGCATGGCAAACGGCATGTGCGAGTTCCTGAAGCGCCCGGTGGTCACAAAGGACGACTACAACGAGTACTGCCACTATGTCGCCGGTCTCGTCGGCCACGGCCTCACCCAGCTCTTCGCCCGCTGCGGCTTTGAGGACCCGAGCCTGGACGACGATCTCACCAGTTCCAACCACATGGGTCTCTTCCTGCAGAAGACAAACATCATCCGCGACTACTACGAGGACATCCGCGAGGAGCCGCCGCGGATGTTCTGGCCGAAGGAGATCTGGGGCACGTACGTGacggagctgaaggagctgaagAGTGAGTCGAACaatgcggcagcggtgcagtgcCTGAACGCCATGGTGGCCGACGCTCTCGTGCATGTCCCATACATCGTGGACTACCTCTCCGCTCTGCGCGACCCGTCCGTGTTCCGCTTCTGCGCCATTCCTCAGGTGATGGCCATTGCTACGCTGAAGGAGGTGTACAACAACCCCGACACGTTCCAGGTCAAGGTGAAGGTGTCACGGCCGGAGTCGTGTCGTATTATGCTCAAGGCCACGACCCTCTACAGCTCCCTCAGCATGCTCCGCGACTACTGcgtggagctgcaggagaagCTAGACATGCAAGACGCCAGTTCCACATCGATCGCCAactcgctggcggcggcgattgAGCGGATCGACCTGCAGCTGAAGAAGTGCCAGGCCGTCTCCTACACCCGCAGCCTCCTCGCCCGCTACCCAGGCCTCGGTGGCCAGTTCCTTCTCACCGTCATGGATACCGTCGCTGGTTTCTTTGGTGGCCGCAAGGGGATTGCCGACCACGCGTAA
- a CDS encoding mutt/nudix family protein-like protein: MSRPLEFAFSGGHLRRLEQERMVPGFQVQRLQPSHKPRVVIAKKEHAGFVPRAQRQPNVAWWHHSLCDGALIVKDLKELIYVGEDPRTGENIFSSMADNLAGRRLSQLIWAPSKDGHVLEMARPEQAAYGLAMSLVRWHASNRFCANCGTATDPTRDVGFSRLCPKCRKQHFPQLVPAVLVAVLDGKGNVILSQRRKESKMLTLLSGFVLHGESAEETVRREVEEESGARVSEVRYIGSQPWPYPYLMMMCYYAVADASPSLVVDASELEKVMWVCKQDVRRALEGQHSDMELRGPGTTPYAMLKPWVDGEVDDRGQVTKPQSQL; this comes from the coding sequence ATGAGCCGGCCGCTCGAGTTCGCCTTCTCCGGcggccacctgcgccgcctggAGCAGGAGCGCATGGTACCGGGCTTCCAggtccagcgcctgcagccCTCGCACAAGCCACGTGTAGTCATTGCGAAGAAGGAGCATGCAGGCTTTGTGccacgtgcgcagcggcagccgaaTGTGGCATGGTGGCACCATTCGCTGTGTGATGGGGCCCTCATAGTGAAGGACCTCAAGGAGCTCATCTACGTTGGCGAGGATCCAAGAACCGGCGAGAACATCTTTTCCTCCATGGCAGACAACCTTGCCGGGCGCCGGCTGTCACAGCTGATCTGGGCGCCGTCCAAGGACGGGCACGTGCTCGAGATGGCGCGGCCGGAGCAGGCGGCCTATGGCCTCGCTATGTCGCTTGTCCGCTGGCACGCCTCCAACCGGTTTTGTGCCAACTGCGGAACGGCAACGGACCCAACGCGCGATGTCGGCTTCAGCCGGCTTTGCCCCAAGTGCAGGAAGCAGCACTTCCCCCAGCTTGTGCCCGCCGTGCTCGTGGCGGTACTGGACGGCAAGGGCAACGTCATCctgtcgcagcggcgcaaaGAGAGCAAGatgctgacgctgctctcTGGATTTGTTCTGCACGGCGAGTCAGCCGAGGAGACGGTGCGGCgtgaggtggaggaggagagcggcgccAGGGTGAGCGAGGTGCGCTACATCGGGTCTCAGCCGTGGCCGTATCCCTACCTGATGATGATGTGCTACTACGCGGTGGCTGATGCCTCACCGAGTCTGGTGGTGGATGCCTCCGAGCTTGAAAAGGTGATGTGGGTTTGCAAGCAGGACGtgcggcgcgcgctggaggGTCAGCACTCGGACATGGAGCTACGCGGCCCAGGCACCACGCCGTATGCAATGCTGAAGCCGTGGGTCGACGGGGAAGTCGATGACCGCGGGCAAGTCACGAAGCCACAGAGCCAACTCTGA
- a CDS encoding putative inositol polyphosphate 1-phosphatase yields the protein MAMHYKAISAMPYEAELYAHLQASEKSNAGAGAAVVLHADSDEAMRRRLGIFIDPIDGTNCFVDGVWQAPMTLVGITLDGVPIAGVMNRIFYYPLTCTDGPAATEPQEETCVPGLSVVLNTPTLASPFVVFDGELVPAPGQMEPQLECTCETPLAVCRSSTTKEVFLQRLLTQLEPCNAVYARGAGYKQYHLLKKMLTGHHVAHEAITPADIFVCPPATIKKWDCCAAHAFLYALGGEIFDQNGVPIRYPVVGTYSAATTSLPEIAVLTDGLVAVTPYAMHEVARRLGWTLTLAP from the coding sequence ATGGCCATGCACTACAAGGCGATCTCCGCAATGCCGTATGAGGCTGAGTTGTACGCGCACCTGCAGGCGAGCGAGAAATCCaacgctggcgctggcgctgcggtcgTCCTGCACGCGGACTCCGATGAGGCAATGCGACGTCGCCTGGGCATTTTCATTGATCCCATCGACGGCACGAATTGCTTTGTGGACGGCGTCTGGCAAGCCCCGATGACGCTTGTGGGCATCACGCTGGACGGTGTTCCCATCGCCGGCGTCATGAACCGCATTTTTTACTACCCGCTGACGTGCACCGACGGGCCAGCCGCGACGGAGCCGCAGGAGGAGACCTGTGTGCCCGGTCTGTCGGTCGTGTTGAACACGCCGACTCTTGCGTCGCCGTTTGTGGTATTTGACGGAGAGCTGGTGCCGGCACCGGGGCAGATGGAGCCGCAGCTAGAGTGCACCTGCGAGACGCCGCTTGCCGTGTGTCGCTCGAGCACCACGAAGGAGGTGTTTCTCCAGCGCTTGCTGACACAGCTGGAGCCCTGCAACGCCGTTTATGCCCGTGGTGCGGGCTACAAGCAGTATCATCTGCTCAAGAAAATGCTGACGGGGCACCATGTAGCGCATGAGGCCATCACCCCAGCGGACATCTTTGTGTGCCCACCGGCGACCATCAAGAAGTGGGACTGCTGTGCCGCGCACGCATTCCTCTACGCGCTCGGGGGCGAGATTTTCGACCAGAATGGTGTGCCGATTCGCTATCCGGTCGTTGGAACATATAGTGCGGCAACCACCTCCCTGCCTGAGATTGCCGTGCTGACGGACGGGCTGGTAGCGGTGACTCCGTACGCAATGCATGAGGTGGCTCGACGTCTGGGGTGGACGCTTACGCTCGCGCCGTAA